A window of Esox lucius isolate fEsoLuc1 chromosome 18, fEsoLuc1.pri, whole genome shotgun sequence contains these coding sequences:
- the saysd1 gene encoding SAYSvFN domain-containing protein 1 (The RefSeq protein has 1 substitution compared to this genomic sequence), translating into MEQKLAEFRARRRADLAKNSKSSELQSITSSDCGSTSKSDRCHLTTDTITQQCKENLISAVSQSTQTKHWGDDWLLDSSLGKWLGSNRLAYTNLTLLKVLLWLVLLGLFAELEFGLPFFIISLFYWSYEGLRNPTARQPGELSAYSVFNPDCQPLLGALTAEQLEGEMGYRPLANR; encoded by the exons ATGGAGCAGAAGCTTGCAGAGTTTAGAGCCCGAAGAAGGGCTGATTTGGCCAAGAACAGTAAATCTTCTGAGCTGCAGTCCATAACATCGTCTGACTGTGGAAGCACTTCGAAGTCGGATCGTTGCCACTTAACAACCGATACAATCACACAGCAGTGTAAAGAAAATCTGATCTCTGCAGTCTCTCAGTCTACGCAGACTAAACATTGGGGG GATGACTGGTTGCTGGATAGTTCTCTTGGTAAATGGCTTGGTTCCAATCGACTGGCGTACACCAATCTCACTTTGCTAAAGGTTTTGCTTTGGCTGGTTCTTCTTGGGCTGTTTGCAGAGTTGGAATTTGGTTTACCTTTCTTTATTATTTCTCTCTTCTACTGGTTGTATGAAGGGCTGCGGAACCCAACTGCACGACAACCAGGAGAACTAAGTGCTTACTCAGTGTTTAACCCGGACTGTCAGCCTCTTCTGGGTGCACTTACAGCAGAGCagctggagggagagatgggctACAGACCACTAGCCAACAGATGA
- the saysd1 gene encoding SAYSvFN domain-containing protein 1 isoform X1 has protein sequence MEQKLAEFRARRRADLAKNSKSSELQSITSSDCGSTSKSDRCHLTTDTITQQCKENLISAVSQSTQTKHWGDDWLLDSSLGKWLGSNRLAYTNLTLLKVLLWLVLLGLFAELEFGLPFFIISLFYWLYEGLRNPTARQPGELSAYSVFNPDCQPLLGALTAEQLEGEMGYRPLANR, from the exons ATGGAGCAGAAGCTTGCAGAGTTTAGAGCCCGAAGAAGGGCTGATTTGGCCAAGAACAGTAAATCTTCTGAGCTGCAGTCCATAACATCGTCTGACTGTGGAAGCACTTCGAAGTCGGATCGTTGCCACTTAACAACCGATACAATCACACAGCAGTGTAAAGAAAATCTGATCTCTGCAGTCTCTCAGTCTACGCAGACTAAACATTGGGGG GATGACTGGTTGCTGGATAGTTCTCTTGGTAAATGGCTTGGTTCCAATCGACTGGCGTACACCAATCTCACTTTGCTAAAGGTTTTGCTTTGGCTGGTTCTTCTTGGGCTGTTTGCAGAGTTGGAATTTGGTTTACCTTTCTTTATTATTTCTCTCTTCTACTGGTTGTATGAAGGGCTGCGGAACCCAACTGCACGACAACCAGGAGAACTAAGTGCTTACTCAGTGTTTAACCCGGACTGTCAGCCTCTTCTGGGTGCACTTACAGCAGAGCagctggagggagagatgggctACAGACCACTAGCCAACAGATGA
- the grcc10 gene encoding protein C10, with protein sequence MFQDWVVFIQSIAKHRMASAPAQQPTLTVEQARVVLSEVIQAFSVPENAARMEEARESACNDMGKMLQLVLPVATQIQQEVIKAYGFNNEGEGVLKFARLVKMYETQDPEIAAMSVKLKSLLLPPLSTPPIGGAIPTS encoded by the exons ATGTTCCAAGACTGGGTTGTCTTCATTCAATCAATAGCTAA ACACAGAATGGCCTCAGCTCCTGCCCAGCAGCCCACGCTTACTGTAGAGCAGGCTAGAG TGGTGCTGAGTGAGGTCATCCAAGCCTTTTCTGTGCCAGAGAATGCAGCACGGATGGAGGAGGCACGGGAGAGCGCCTGCAACGATATGGGCAAGATGCTGCAGCTGGTGCTTCCTGTGGCCACCCAGATCCAACAGGAGGTCATCAAGGCATATGGTTTCAACAATGAGGGCGAGG gtgTCCTGAAATTTGCACGTCTGGTGAAGATGTACGAAACTCAAGACCCAGAGATAGCAGCCATGTCCGTCAAACTGAAGTCACTTCTCCTACCTCCCCTTTCCACTCCACCCATAGGTGGCGCCATCCCAACCTCATAG
- the LOC105024813 gene encoding cytospin-A isoform X3: MCLWSRLDMFHTPPSSPSDSDLAVARLLQQGTPSSGAAQGIAWHGGASAISDWSHTLSVPPEWAVISLDSSPSPQGAGVAMDDGRQTGMRSGSRSSSPVSTCQGPPPEASPSRQSWQERDSGLESQAKPEWSGDELALVLTGLLEHHGSALALIPGLEPQASATELLKWLMTEREGLVEEVRNLTDTLRTERAEWHQFQCDLQVAVSVADRLRLEAEETLGTLQQSHRDVEGQLARAHSRQQDTERELESLKAEHTEACQKLSALALEHQQVKAELDTLRQSGRETERPPAEDLSTAEVSDGTLRADSEREADGEKAVESERGLVQSPENELKGKGVAETYLRNLAAAGEKGCVLRDPRKIVMMTERSRSLCRLPLANESLPAQNGSSQTTTSATLPLCKKEEPAKGRRMDHTLQRQESWSSFYSKKHMEDQNTDPFFLFRPQDGFSMLLRRHGGSRRNSLLRWCQSRTQGYKHVEITNFSSSWEDGLAFCAVYHTYLPTHIPFTSLSPEDKKENLGLAFQTGESVGIPATLTVEEMLKPDGPDWQRVLGYVESMFRHFEIH; encoded by the exons atgtgtttat GGTCTCGTTTGGATATGTTCCACACTCCGCCCTCCTCCCCGTCTGATTCAGACCTAGCCGTGGCTCGGCTGCTGCAGCAGGGCACGCCGTCCTCCGGTGCCGCCCAGGGCATCGCCTGGCATGGCGGAGCCTCCGCCATCTCCGACTGGAGTCACACGCTGTCCGTCCCACCGGAATGGGCTGTGATTAGCTTGGATAGCAGTCCATCACCACAAGGGGCAGGCGTCGCTATGGACGACGGAAGGCAGACGGGAATGCGCTCCGGCAGCCGCAGCAGTAGCCCTGTGTCCACATGCCAGGGTCCTCCACCAGAGGCCAGCCCTTCGCGGCAGAGCTGGCAGGAGCGGGACAGTGGGCTGGAGTCCCAGGCAAAGCCGGAGTGGTCCGGGGACGAGTTGGCCCTGGTTCTGACCGGCTTGTTGGAACATCACGGGTCCGCACTGGCGCTCATTCCGGGCCTGGAACCACAAGCAAGTGCAACCG agctgCTGAAATGGTTGATGACGGAAAGAGAGGGACTGGTCGAGGAGGTGCGCAACCTGACGGACACGCTGAGG ACGGAGCGAGCTGAGTGGCACCAGTTCCAGTGCGATCTGCAGGTGGCGGTGTCCGTGGCCGACCGACTGCGCTTGGAAGCGGAGGAGACCCTGGGCACGCTCCAGCAGAGCCACAGGGATGTGGAGGGCCAGCTGGCCCGCGCCCACAGCCGACAGCAAGACACGGAAAGGGAGCTGGAGAGCCTGAAAGCTGAACACACAGAGGCCTGTCAAAAACTGTCCGCACTCGCCCTGGAGCACCAGCAGGTCAAAGCTGAGCTGGACACACTAAggcagagtgggagggagacagagagaccgcCTGCTGAAGACCTAAGCACAGCAGAGGTGTCTGATGGAACGTTGAGAGCAGATTCAGAAAGAGAAGCGGATGGAGAGAAAGCGGTGGAGAGTGAGCGAGGGCTGGTGCAGTCCCCCGAGAACGAGCTTAAAGGGAAGGGTGTGGCGGAGACGTACCTGAGGAATTTGGCTGCAGCTGGAGAGAAGGGGTGTGTCTTGCGAGATCCACGGAAGATTGTGATGATGACAGAGCGCTCCAG GAGCCTCTGTCGACTTCCACTGGCTAATGAGTCTCTCCCTGCACAGAACGGCAGCTCCCAAACCACCACTAGTGCAACACTGCCTCTGTGCAAG AAGGAAGAACCCGCCAAAGGGAGAAGGATGGATCACACACTGCAAAGACAGGAAAGCTGGTCCAGCTTCTATTCAA AAAAACACATGGAGGACCAGAACACAGACCCATTCTTCTTGTTCAG acCCCAGGATGGTTTCAGCATGCTGCTACGACGTCATGGAGGCTCCAGGCGGAACTCGCTTCTACGCTGGTGTCAAAGCCGTACCCAGGGCTATAAG CATGTGGAGATAACCAACTTCAGCAGCAGCTGGGAGGACGGTCTGGCTTTCTGTGCTGTGTACCACACCTACCTCCCCACACACATCCCGTTCACCAGTCTCAGCCCAGAGGACAAG AAGGAGAACCTGGGCTTAGCCTTTCAGACTGGGGAGAGTGTTGGAATCCCAGCCACGCTG ACTGTGGAGGAGATGCTGAAACCTGATGGACCTGACTGGCAGAGGGTCCTGGGATACGTTGAAAGCATGTTTCGTCACTTTGAGAT ACACTGA
- the LOC105024813 gene encoding cytospin-A isoform X4: protein MGSRLDMFHTPPSSPSDSDLAVARLLQQGTPSSGAAQGIAWHGGASAISDWSHTLSVPPEWAVISLDSSPSPQGAGVAMDDGRQTGMRSGSRSSSPVSTCQGPPPEASPSRQSWQERDSGLESQAKPEWSGDELALVLTGLLEHHGSALALIPGLEPQASATELLKWLMTEREGLVEEVRNLTDTLRTERAEWHQFQCDLQVAVSVADRLRLEAEETLGTLQQSHRDVEGQLARAHSRQQDTERELESLKAEHTEACQKLSALALEHQQVKAELDTLRQSGRETERPPAEDLSTAEVSDGTLRADSEREADGEKAVESERGLVQSPENELKGKGVAETYLRNLAAAGEKGCVLRDPRKIVMMTERSRSLCRLPLANESLPAQNGSSQTTTSATLPLCKKEEPAKGRRMDHTLQRQESWSSFYSKKHMEDQNTDPFFLFRPQDGFSMLLRRHGGSRRNSLLRWCQSRTQGYKHVEITNFSSSWEDGLAFCAVYHTYLPTHIPFTSLSPEDKKENLGLAFQTGESVGIPATLTVEEMLKPDGPDWQRVLGYVESMFRHFEIH from the exons ATGG GGTCTCGTTTGGATATGTTCCACACTCCGCCCTCCTCCCCGTCTGATTCAGACCTAGCCGTGGCTCGGCTGCTGCAGCAGGGCACGCCGTCCTCCGGTGCCGCCCAGGGCATCGCCTGGCATGGCGGAGCCTCCGCCATCTCCGACTGGAGTCACACGCTGTCCGTCCCACCGGAATGGGCTGTGATTAGCTTGGATAGCAGTCCATCACCACAAGGGGCAGGCGTCGCTATGGACGACGGAAGGCAGACGGGAATGCGCTCCGGCAGCCGCAGCAGTAGCCCTGTGTCCACATGCCAGGGTCCTCCACCAGAGGCCAGCCCTTCGCGGCAGAGCTGGCAGGAGCGGGACAGTGGGCTGGAGTCCCAGGCAAAGCCGGAGTGGTCCGGGGACGAGTTGGCCCTGGTTCTGACCGGCTTGTTGGAACATCACGGGTCCGCACTGGCGCTCATTCCGGGCCTGGAACCACAAGCAAGTGCAACCG agctgCTGAAATGGTTGATGACGGAAAGAGAGGGACTGGTCGAGGAGGTGCGCAACCTGACGGACACGCTGAGG ACGGAGCGAGCTGAGTGGCACCAGTTCCAGTGCGATCTGCAGGTGGCGGTGTCCGTGGCCGACCGACTGCGCTTGGAAGCGGAGGAGACCCTGGGCACGCTCCAGCAGAGCCACAGGGATGTGGAGGGCCAGCTGGCCCGCGCCCACAGCCGACAGCAAGACACGGAAAGGGAGCTGGAGAGCCTGAAAGCTGAACACACAGAGGCCTGTCAAAAACTGTCCGCACTCGCCCTGGAGCACCAGCAGGTCAAAGCTGAGCTGGACACACTAAggcagagtgggagggagacagagagaccgcCTGCTGAAGACCTAAGCACAGCAGAGGTGTCTGATGGAACGTTGAGAGCAGATTCAGAAAGAGAAGCGGATGGAGAGAAAGCGGTGGAGAGTGAGCGAGGGCTGGTGCAGTCCCCCGAGAACGAGCTTAAAGGGAAGGGTGTGGCGGAGACGTACCTGAGGAATTTGGCTGCAGCTGGAGAGAAGGGGTGTGTCTTGCGAGATCCACGGAAGATTGTGATGATGACAGAGCGCTCCAG GAGCCTCTGTCGACTTCCACTGGCTAATGAGTCTCTCCCTGCACAGAACGGCAGCTCCCAAACCACCACTAGTGCAACACTGCCTCTGTGCAAG AAGGAAGAACCCGCCAAAGGGAGAAGGATGGATCACACACTGCAAAGACAGGAAAGCTGGTCCAGCTTCTATTCAA AAAAACACATGGAGGACCAGAACACAGACCCATTCTTCTTGTTCAG acCCCAGGATGGTTTCAGCATGCTGCTACGACGTCATGGAGGCTCCAGGCGGAACTCGCTTCTACGCTGGTGTCAAAGCCGTACCCAGGGCTATAAG CATGTGGAGATAACCAACTTCAGCAGCAGCTGGGAGGACGGTCTGGCTTTCTGTGCTGTGTACCACACCTACCTCCCCACACACATCCCGTTCACCAGTCTCAGCCCAGAGGACAAG AAGGAGAACCTGGGCTTAGCCTTTCAGACTGGGGAGAGTGTTGGAATCCCAGCCACGCTG ACTGTGGAGGAGATGCTGAAACCTGATGGACCTGACTGGCAGAGGGTCCTGGGATACGTTGAAAGCATGTTTCGTCACTTTGAGAT ACACTGA
- the LOC105024813 gene encoding cytospin-A isoform X5: MFHTPPSSPSDSDLAVARLLQQGTPSSGAAQGIAWHGGASAISDWSHTLSVPPEWAVISLDSSPSPQGAGVAMDDGRQTGMRSGSRSSSPVSTCQGPPPEASPSRQSWQERDSGLESQAKPEWSGDELALVLTGLLEHHGSALALIPGLEPQASATELLKWLMTEREGLVEEVRNLTDTLRTERAEWHQFQCDLQVAVSVADRLRLEAEETLGTLQQSHRDVEGQLARAHSRQQDTERELESLKAEHTEACQKLSALALEHQQVKAELDTLRQSGRETERPPAEDLSTAEVSDGTLRADSEREADGEKAVESERGLVQSPENELKGKGVAETYLRNLAAAGEKGCVLRDPRKIVMMTERSRSLCRLPLANESLPAQNGSSQTTTSATLPLCKKEEPAKGRRMDHTLQRQESWSSFYSKKHMEDQNTDPFFLFRPQDGFSMLLRRHGGSRRNSLLRWCQSRTQGYKHVEITNFSSSWEDGLAFCAVYHTYLPTHIPFTSLSPEDKKENLGLAFQTGESVGIPATLTVEEMLKPDGPDWQRVLGYVESMFRHFEIH; the protein is encoded by the exons ATGTTCCACACTCCGCCCTCCTCCCCGTCTGATTCAGACCTAGCCGTGGCTCGGCTGCTGCAGCAGGGCACGCCGTCCTCCGGTGCCGCCCAGGGCATCGCCTGGCATGGCGGAGCCTCCGCCATCTCCGACTGGAGTCACACGCTGTCCGTCCCACCGGAATGGGCTGTGATTAGCTTGGATAGCAGTCCATCACCACAAGGGGCAGGCGTCGCTATGGACGACGGAAGGCAGACGGGAATGCGCTCCGGCAGCCGCAGCAGTAGCCCTGTGTCCACATGCCAGGGTCCTCCACCAGAGGCCAGCCCTTCGCGGCAGAGCTGGCAGGAGCGGGACAGTGGGCTGGAGTCCCAGGCAAAGCCGGAGTGGTCCGGGGACGAGTTGGCCCTGGTTCTGACCGGCTTGTTGGAACATCACGGGTCCGCACTGGCGCTCATTCCGGGCCTGGAACCACAAGCAAGTGCAACCG agctgCTGAAATGGTTGATGACGGAAAGAGAGGGACTGGTCGAGGAGGTGCGCAACCTGACGGACACGCTGAGG ACGGAGCGAGCTGAGTGGCACCAGTTCCAGTGCGATCTGCAGGTGGCGGTGTCCGTGGCCGACCGACTGCGCTTGGAAGCGGAGGAGACCCTGGGCACGCTCCAGCAGAGCCACAGGGATGTGGAGGGCCAGCTGGCCCGCGCCCACAGCCGACAGCAAGACACGGAAAGGGAGCTGGAGAGCCTGAAAGCTGAACACACAGAGGCCTGTCAAAAACTGTCCGCACTCGCCCTGGAGCACCAGCAGGTCAAAGCTGAGCTGGACACACTAAggcagagtgggagggagacagagagaccgcCTGCTGAAGACCTAAGCACAGCAGAGGTGTCTGATGGAACGTTGAGAGCAGATTCAGAAAGAGAAGCGGATGGAGAGAAAGCGGTGGAGAGTGAGCGAGGGCTGGTGCAGTCCCCCGAGAACGAGCTTAAAGGGAAGGGTGTGGCGGAGACGTACCTGAGGAATTTGGCTGCAGCTGGAGAGAAGGGGTGTGTCTTGCGAGATCCACGGAAGATTGTGATGATGACAGAGCGCTCCAG GAGCCTCTGTCGACTTCCACTGGCTAATGAGTCTCTCCCTGCACAGAACGGCAGCTCCCAAACCACCACTAGTGCAACACTGCCTCTGTGCAAG AAGGAAGAACCCGCCAAAGGGAGAAGGATGGATCACACACTGCAAAGACAGGAAAGCTGGTCCAGCTTCTATTCAA AAAAACACATGGAGGACCAGAACACAGACCCATTCTTCTTGTTCAG acCCCAGGATGGTTTCAGCATGCTGCTACGACGTCATGGAGGCTCCAGGCGGAACTCGCTTCTACGCTGGTGTCAAAGCCGTACCCAGGGCTATAAG CATGTGGAGATAACCAACTTCAGCAGCAGCTGGGAGGACGGTCTGGCTTTCTGTGCTGTGTACCACACCTACCTCCCCACACACATCCCGTTCACCAGTCTCAGCCCAGAGGACAAG AAGGAGAACCTGGGCTTAGCCTTTCAGACTGGGGAGAGTGTTGGAATCCCAGCCACGCTG ACTGTGGAGGAGATGCTGAAACCTGATGGACCTGACTGGCAGAGGGTCCTGGGATACGTTGAAAGCATGTTTCGTCACTTTGAGAT ACACTGA
- the LOC105024813 gene encoding cytospin-A isoform X2: MDCHNVSIGSRLDMFHTPPSSPSDSDLAVARLLQQGTPSSGAAQGIAWHGGASAISDWSHTLSVPPEWAVISLDSSPSPQGAGVAMDDGRQTGMRSGSRSSSPVSTCQGPPPEASPSRQSWQERDSGLESQAKPEWSGDELALVLTGLLEHHGSALALIPGLEPQASATELLKWLMTEREGLVEEVRNLTDTLRTERAEWHQFQCDLQVAVSVADRLRLEAEETLGTLQQSHRDVEGQLARAHSRQQDTERELESLKAEHTEACQKLSALALEHQQVKAELDTLRQSGRETERPPAEDLSTAEVSDGTLRADSEREADGEKAVESERGLVQSPENELKGKGVAETYLRNLAAAGEKGCVLRDPRKIVMMTERSRSLCRLPLANESLPAQNGSSQTTTSATLPLCKKEEPAKGRRMDHTLQRQESWSSFYSKKHMEDQNTDPFFLFRPQDGFSMLLRRHGGSRRNSLLRWCQSRTQGYKHVEITNFSSSWEDGLAFCAVYHTYLPTHIPFTSLSPEDKKENLGLAFQTGESVGIPATLTVEEMLKPDGPDWQRVLGYVESMFRHFEIH; this comes from the exons ATGGATTGTCATAATGTCTCAATTG GGTCTCGTTTGGATATGTTCCACACTCCGCCCTCCTCCCCGTCTGATTCAGACCTAGCCGTGGCTCGGCTGCTGCAGCAGGGCACGCCGTCCTCCGGTGCCGCCCAGGGCATCGCCTGGCATGGCGGAGCCTCCGCCATCTCCGACTGGAGTCACACGCTGTCCGTCCCACCGGAATGGGCTGTGATTAGCTTGGATAGCAGTCCATCACCACAAGGGGCAGGCGTCGCTATGGACGACGGAAGGCAGACGGGAATGCGCTCCGGCAGCCGCAGCAGTAGCCCTGTGTCCACATGCCAGGGTCCTCCACCAGAGGCCAGCCCTTCGCGGCAGAGCTGGCAGGAGCGGGACAGTGGGCTGGAGTCCCAGGCAAAGCCGGAGTGGTCCGGGGACGAGTTGGCCCTGGTTCTGACCGGCTTGTTGGAACATCACGGGTCCGCACTGGCGCTCATTCCGGGCCTGGAACCACAAGCAAGTGCAACCG agctgCTGAAATGGTTGATGACGGAAAGAGAGGGACTGGTCGAGGAGGTGCGCAACCTGACGGACACGCTGAGG ACGGAGCGAGCTGAGTGGCACCAGTTCCAGTGCGATCTGCAGGTGGCGGTGTCCGTGGCCGACCGACTGCGCTTGGAAGCGGAGGAGACCCTGGGCACGCTCCAGCAGAGCCACAGGGATGTGGAGGGCCAGCTGGCCCGCGCCCACAGCCGACAGCAAGACACGGAAAGGGAGCTGGAGAGCCTGAAAGCTGAACACACAGAGGCCTGTCAAAAACTGTCCGCACTCGCCCTGGAGCACCAGCAGGTCAAAGCTGAGCTGGACACACTAAggcagagtgggagggagacagagagaccgcCTGCTGAAGACCTAAGCACAGCAGAGGTGTCTGATGGAACGTTGAGAGCAGATTCAGAAAGAGAAGCGGATGGAGAGAAAGCGGTGGAGAGTGAGCGAGGGCTGGTGCAGTCCCCCGAGAACGAGCTTAAAGGGAAGGGTGTGGCGGAGACGTACCTGAGGAATTTGGCTGCAGCTGGAGAGAAGGGGTGTGTCTTGCGAGATCCACGGAAGATTGTGATGATGACAGAGCGCTCCAG GAGCCTCTGTCGACTTCCACTGGCTAATGAGTCTCTCCCTGCACAGAACGGCAGCTCCCAAACCACCACTAGTGCAACACTGCCTCTGTGCAAG AAGGAAGAACCCGCCAAAGGGAGAAGGATGGATCACACACTGCAAAGACAGGAAAGCTGGTCCAGCTTCTATTCAA AAAAACACATGGAGGACCAGAACACAGACCCATTCTTCTTGTTCAG acCCCAGGATGGTTTCAGCATGCTGCTACGACGTCATGGAGGCTCCAGGCGGAACTCGCTTCTACGCTGGTGTCAAAGCCGTACCCAGGGCTATAAG CATGTGGAGATAACCAACTTCAGCAGCAGCTGGGAGGACGGTCTGGCTTTCTGTGCTGTGTACCACACCTACCTCCCCACACACATCCCGTTCACCAGTCTCAGCCCAGAGGACAAG AAGGAGAACCTGGGCTTAGCCTTTCAGACTGGGGAGAGTGTTGGAATCCCAGCCACGCTG ACTGTGGAGGAGATGCTGAAACCTGATGGACCTGACTGGCAGAGGGTCCTGGGATACGTTGAAAGCATGTTTCGTCACTTTGAGAT ACACTGA
- the LOC105024813 gene encoding cytospin-A isoform X1 — MGNFAGKDGHGLTGSRLDMFHTPPSSPSDSDLAVARLLQQGTPSSGAAQGIAWHGGASAISDWSHTLSVPPEWAVISLDSSPSPQGAGVAMDDGRQTGMRSGSRSSSPVSTCQGPPPEASPSRQSWQERDSGLESQAKPEWSGDELALVLTGLLEHHGSALALIPGLEPQASATELLKWLMTEREGLVEEVRNLTDTLRTERAEWHQFQCDLQVAVSVADRLRLEAEETLGTLQQSHRDVEGQLARAHSRQQDTERELESLKAEHTEACQKLSALALEHQQVKAELDTLRQSGRETERPPAEDLSTAEVSDGTLRADSEREADGEKAVESERGLVQSPENELKGKGVAETYLRNLAAAGEKGCVLRDPRKIVMMTERSRSLCRLPLANESLPAQNGSSQTTTSATLPLCKKEEPAKGRRMDHTLQRQESWSSFYSKKHMEDQNTDPFFLFRPQDGFSMLLRRHGGSRRNSLLRWCQSRTQGYKHVEITNFSSSWEDGLAFCAVYHTYLPTHIPFTSLSPEDKKENLGLAFQTGESVGIPATLTVEEMLKPDGPDWQRVLGYVESMFRHFEIH, encoded by the exons ATGGGTAACTTCGCTGGCAAGGACGGCCATGGCCTTACAG GGTCTCGTTTGGATATGTTCCACACTCCGCCCTCCTCCCCGTCTGATTCAGACCTAGCCGTGGCTCGGCTGCTGCAGCAGGGCACGCCGTCCTCCGGTGCCGCCCAGGGCATCGCCTGGCATGGCGGAGCCTCCGCCATCTCCGACTGGAGTCACACGCTGTCCGTCCCACCGGAATGGGCTGTGATTAGCTTGGATAGCAGTCCATCACCACAAGGGGCAGGCGTCGCTATGGACGACGGAAGGCAGACGGGAATGCGCTCCGGCAGCCGCAGCAGTAGCCCTGTGTCCACATGCCAGGGTCCTCCACCAGAGGCCAGCCCTTCGCGGCAGAGCTGGCAGGAGCGGGACAGTGGGCTGGAGTCCCAGGCAAAGCCGGAGTGGTCCGGGGACGAGTTGGCCCTGGTTCTGACCGGCTTGTTGGAACATCACGGGTCCGCACTGGCGCTCATTCCGGGCCTGGAACCACAAGCAAGTGCAACCG agctgCTGAAATGGTTGATGACGGAAAGAGAGGGACTGGTCGAGGAGGTGCGCAACCTGACGGACACGCTGAGG ACGGAGCGAGCTGAGTGGCACCAGTTCCAGTGCGATCTGCAGGTGGCGGTGTCCGTGGCCGACCGACTGCGCTTGGAAGCGGAGGAGACCCTGGGCACGCTCCAGCAGAGCCACAGGGATGTGGAGGGCCAGCTGGCCCGCGCCCACAGCCGACAGCAAGACACGGAAAGGGAGCTGGAGAGCCTGAAAGCTGAACACACAGAGGCCTGTCAAAAACTGTCCGCACTCGCCCTGGAGCACCAGCAGGTCAAAGCTGAGCTGGACACACTAAggcagagtgggagggagacagagagaccgcCTGCTGAAGACCTAAGCACAGCAGAGGTGTCTGATGGAACGTTGAGAGCAGATTCAGAAAGAGAAGCGGATGGAGAGAAAGCGGTGGAGAGTGAGCGAGGGCTGGTGCAGTCCCCCGAGAACGAGCTTAAAGGGAAGGGTGTGGCGGAGACGTACCTGAGGAATTTGGCTGCAGCTGGAGAGAAGGGGTGTGTCTTGCGAGATCCACGGAAGATTGTGATGATGACAGAGCGCTCCAG GAGCCTCTGTCGACTTCCACTGGCTAATGAGTCTCTCCCTGCACAGAACGGCAGCTCCCAAACCACCACTAGTGCAACACTGCCTCTGTGCAAG AAGGAAGAACCCGCCAAAGGGAGAAGGATGGATCACACACTGCAAAGACAGGAAAGCTGGTCCAGCTTCTATTCAA AAAAACACATGGAGGACCAGAACACAGACCCATTCTTCTTGTTCAG acCCCAGGATGGTTTCAGCATGCTGCTACGACGTCATGGAGGCTCCAGGCGGAACTCGCTTCTACGCTGGTGTCAAAGCCGTACCCAGGGCTATAAG CATGTGGAGATAACCAACTTCAGCAGCAGCTGGGAGGACGGTCTGGCTTTCTGTGCTGTGTACCACACCTACCTCCCCACACACATCCCGTTCACCAGTCTCAGCCCAGAGGACAAG AAGGAGAACCTGGGCTTAGCCTTTCAGACTGGGGAGAGTGTTGGAATCCCAGCCACGCTG ACTGTGGAGGAGATGCTGAAACCTGATGGACCTGACTGGCAGAGGGTCCTGGGATACGTTGAAAGCATGTTTCGTCACTTTGAGAT ACACTGA